From a region of the Solanum stenotomum isolate F172 chromosome 2, ASM1918654v1, whole genome shotgun sequence genome:
- the LOC125855897 gene encoding agamous-like MADS-box protein AGL62: protein MTTRISKGRQRVDMVKMKNARNLQVMFSKRRAGLFKKASELYTLCGAEIVIVVFSPGDKGVFSFGHPSMNTLVERFLGRNLPLPNNDVHNQQIVAHREADIRELNTKLMNLKGVLQMDKNRRESLREIRKRANGLWWESPMEELNLFQLQHLKKALETLKQKVEKETQMVNKRVSGSTSSIVPNY, encoded by the coding sequence ATGACAACAAGGATCAGCAAGGGTCGTCAAAGGGTTGACATGGTGAAAATGAAGAATGCGAGGAACTTACAAGTTATGTTTTCTAAGCGTCGTGCTGGTCTATTCAAAAAGGCTAGTGAACTTTATACGCTATGTGGTGCTGAAATTGTCATTGTGGTATTTTCCCCGGGCGATAAAGGAGTTTTCTCCTTTGGTCACCCTAGCATGAACACGTTGGTGGAGAGGTTCCTTGGGAGGAACCTCCCTCTACCAAATAACGATGTCCACAATCAACAAATCGTGGCTCATAGAGAAGCTGATATTCGTGAGCTCAATACCAAGCTCATGAACCTCAAGGGGGTTCTCCAGATGGACAAAAATCGCAGAGAATCCCTTCGAGAAATTAGGAAGAGAGCTAATGGTCTATGGTGGGAATCTCCTATGGAAGAACTTAACTTATTCCAACTTCAACACTTGAAGAAGGCATTGGAAACTCTAAAGCAAAAGGTTGAAAAAGAGACACAAATGGTGAATAAAAGGGTTAGTGGATCAACTTCTTCCATAGTTCCCAATTACTAG